In Pseudonocardia sp. C8, one genomic interval encodes:
- a CDS encoding acyl-CoA dehydrogenase — translation MTRGTIPAPDRIPAAALRAVVDGRWAGVRQETREQLAATEMHTDPDLSSAEYRAHITDALKLLTSSGRPLSGFDPSVGGRGDVGGVVTAFAMLAYGDLSLLVKAGVQWGLFGGAVQVLGTERHHEEYLRRIIDGELLGCFAMTEAGHGSDVQHLHTTATYDPAACEFVVHTPYPQARKEYIGNAARDGRMAVVFAQLVTGDERRGVHAFLVPVRDAAGHPMPGVTIGDDGRKAGLNGVDNGSLSFDHVRIPRQNLLNRFADVAEDGTYSSPIENETARFFTMLGTLVRGRISVAGGAGGAAQKALALAIRFGERRRQFADPSTGEEIAVLDYLAHQRKLLPALATTFALHFTQDDLVARMHAIQAPGAAPAGAREQRILEQSAAGIKAIATWHATHTIQTCREACGGAGYLEENLLPGLKADTDVFTTFEGDNTVLLQLLAKELLADYGRTIRKGNPLEIAPLAGRQLAGVLAERTGAASLARRLPFRGLDLTDRARRRTLLQVRRDDTLAAAVRALAPALRKGTDEFTVFNAAQDLLLTAARAHVDTLVERSFADALDRVEDAGVRALLERVYDLHVLSVIDRERAWYLETGRLTAAESRSLRPLVDVLCAELRPYARTLVDAFRIPENRLACPMLDDEAWAPVDPVAM, via the coding sequence ATGACCCGTGGCACCATCCCGGCCCCCGACCGCATCCCGGCCGCCGCGCTGCGCGCCGTCGTCGACGGGCGGTGGGCCGGCGTCCGGCAGGAGACCCGCGAGCAGCTCGCCGCGACCGAGATGCACACCGACCCCGACCTGTCGTCGGCCGAGTACCGCGCGCACATCACCGACGCGCTCAAGCTGCTGACGTCCTCCGGTCGCCCGCTCAGCGGCTTCGACCCGTCCGTCGGGGGCCGGGGCGACGTCGGCGGCGTCGTCACCGCGTTCGCGATGCTCGCCTACGGCGACCTCTCGCTGCTGGTCAAGGCCGGTGTCCAGTGGGGGCTGTTCGGCGGCGCCGTGCAGGTGCTCGGCACCGAGCGGCACCACGAGGAGTACCTGCGCCGGATCATCGACGGCGAGCTGCTGGGGTGCTTCGCGATGACCGAGGCCGGGCACGGCTCGGACGTGCAGCACCTGCACACCACCGCGACCTACGACCCGGCGGCCTGCGAGTTCGTGGTGCACACGCCCTACCCGCAGGCACGCAAGGAGTACATCGGCAACGCGGCCCGGGACGGCCGGATGGCCGTGGTGTTCGCCCAGCTCGTCACCGGTGACGAGCGGCGGGGCGTGCACGCCTTCCTCGTCCCCGTCCGCGACGCCGCCGGCCACCCGATGCCCGGCGTCACCATCGGCGACGACGGCCGCAAGGCCGGCCTGAACGGCGTCGACAACGGCTCGCTGAGCTTCGACCACGTCCGGATCCCGCGGCAGAACCTGCTCAACCGGTTCGCCGACGTCGCCGAGGACGGCACGTACTCCTCGCCGATCGAGAACGAGACCGCCCGGTTCTTCACCATGCTCGGCACCCTGGTCCGCGGCCGGATCTCGGTCGCGGGCGGCGCCGGCGGCGCGGCGCAGAAGGCGCTGGCGCTCGCGATCCGGTTCGGCGAGCGCCGCCGCCAGTTCGCGGACCCGTCGACCGGCGAGGAGATCGCCGTCCTCGACTACCTCGCCCACCAGCGCAAGCTGCTGCCCGCGCTGGCGACGACCTTCGCGCTGCACTTCACCCAGGACGACCTGGTCGCCCGGATGCACGCCATCCAGGCGCCCGGCGCGGCACCGGCCGGCGCCCGCGAACAGCGGATCCTGGAACAGTCCGCCGCCGGGATCAAGGCGATCGCCACCTGGCACGCCACCCACACCATCCAGACCTGCCGGGAGGCCTGCGGCGGAGCCGGCTACCTGGAGGAGAACCTGCTGCCCGGGCTGAAGGCGGACACCGACGTGTTCACCACCTTCGAGGGCGACAACACCGTGCTGCTGCAGCTGCTGGCCAAGGAGCTGCTGGCCGACTACGGCCGGACGATCCGGAAGGGCAACCCGCTGGAGATCGCCCCGCTCGCCGGCCGCCAGCTGGCCGGGGTGCTCGCCGAGCGGACCGGGGCGGCGTCGCTGGCCCGGCGGCTCCCGTTCCGCGGCCTGGACCTGACCGACCGGGCGCGGCGCCGCACGCTGCTGCAGGTCCGCCGGGACGACACGCTGGCCGCGGCGGTCCGGGCACTGGCACCGGCCCTGCGGAAGGGCACCGACGAGTTCACCGTGTTCAACGCCGCGCAGGACCTGCTGCTCACGGCGGCCCGGGCACACGTCGACACGCTGGTGGAACGGTCGTTCGCCGACGCGCTCGACCGCGTCGAGGACGCCGGGGTGCGGGCCCTGCTCGAGCGCGTGTACGACCTGCACGTGCTGTCGGTGATCGACCGTGAGCGGGCCTGGTACCTCGAGACCGGTCGGCTCACCGCCGCCGAGTCCCGGTCGCTCCGGCCGCTGGTCGACGTGCTGTGCGCCGAGCTGCGGCCCTACGCCCGGACGCTGGTCGACGCCTTCCGGATCCCGGAGAACCGCCTGGCCTGCCCGATGCTCGACGACGAGGCCTGGGCCCCGGTCGACCCCGTGGCGATGTGA
- a CDS encoding TetR family transcriptional regulator: MKVGRDKRDSRWDAHREQRRGQLVGSAIVAIRRQGAGIGMDEIAAAAGTSKTVIYRHFGDRTGLYTAICESVAGVLLAEVRRATAGALADPARGPRAAVAAGIDTYLQLIETDPELYRFVVHRPLLAQGHGGRRGTAAEDAGTDPVNDLVTVIGDEVAAVIGTNLRAPGPAGASAARFWGHAIVGLVRGAADDWLARPDGTTRAQLTAHLTDLAWSGLSGLASHVQEAPS, encoded by the coding sequence GTGAAGGTCGGACGGGACAAGCGGGACAGCCGGTGGGACGCGCACCGCGAGCAGCGGCGCGGCCAGCTCGTCGGCTCCGCCATCGTGGCCATCCGCCGCCAGGGCGCAGGCATCGGCATGGACGAGATCGCCGCCGCGGCGGGCACCAGCAAGACCGTCATCTACCGGCACTTCGGCGACCGCACGGGCCTCTACACCGCGATCTGCGAGTCGGTGGCCGGGGTGCTGCTCGCGGAGGTGCGGCGCGCGACCGCCGGGGCGCTCGCCGACCCGGCGCGCGGGCCGCGGGCCGCCGTCGCCGCCGGCATCGACACCTACCTGCAGCTGATCGAGACCGACCCCGAGCTGTACCGGTTCGTGGTGCACCGGCCGCTGCTCGCCCAGGGCCACGGCGGCCGGCGGGGCACCGCCGCCGAGGACGCCGGCACCGACCCGGTCAACGACCTGGTCACGGTGATCGGCGACGAGGTCGCCGCCGTGATCGGAACGAACCTGCGCGCGCCGGGCCCCGCCGGGGCGTCCGCCGCCCGATTCTGGGGACACGCGATCGTCGGCCTCGTCCGCGGTGCCGCCGACGACTGGCTCGCCCGCCCGGACGGCACCACCCGCGCCCAGCTCACCGCCCACCTCACCGACCTGGCCTGGTCCGGGCTCTCCGGCCTGGCATCGCACGTGCAGGAGGCTCCGTCATGA
- a CDS encoding multidrug effflux MFS transporter: protein MPALNTVETPSRLRLALILGGLIALGPLTIDTYLPALPDVGHDLAASGTTVQLTLTGTLAGLALGQILIGPLSDAYGRRLPLLLGAGLHVLASALVAVAPSIEVLAVLRVLQGVGASAGAVVGLAIVRDLFTGRAAATMLSRLILVMGAAPVLAPTLGAALLTWVSWRGVFLFLAGYGLLMLAVVTAGLPETLPVSRRRSARIGATVRTYGMLLRDRTFVGLVLVAGLTMGALFSYVSGAAYVFQQQFGMDQQTFGVAFGAGAVWLVVGTQLNPVLLRYLEPRRVMTGALAVAVLAGAALAVLTVTGAGGLAAVLGGVWALLLAGGFVLPNAPALALARHGETAGTASALLGALQFGIGAATSPVVGLLGNDAAALGISMFGAITLAGLSLVLVVRPWTLPDLDDELVDLK, encoded by the coding sequence GTGCCGGCACTGAACACCGTCGAGACACCGAGCCGGTTACGGCTCGCGCTGATCCTGGGCGGGCTGATCGCGCTCGGCCCGCTGACCATCGACACCTACCTGCCCGCGCTGCCGGACGTCGGGCACGACCTGGCCGCGTCCGGCACGACGGTGCAGCTGACCCTGACCGGCACCCTCGCGGGGCTCGCGCTGGGGCAGATCCTGATCGGACCGCTGTCGGACGCCTACGGCCGCCGGCTGCCGCTGCTGCTCGGCGCGGGCCTGCACGTGCTGGCCTCCGCGCTCGTGGCGGTGGCGCCGTCCATCGAGGTGCTCGCGGTCCTGCGGGTGCTGCAGGGCGTCGGCGCGTCGGCGGGCGCGGTGGTCGGGCTCGCGATCGTCCGCGACCTGTTCACCGGGCGCGCGGCCGCGACCATGCTGTCCCGGCTGATCCTGGTGATGGGCGCCGCCCCGGTGCTCGCCCCGACGCTCGGGGCCGCGCTGCTCACCTGGGTCTCCTGGCGCGGCGTGTTCCTGTTCCTCGCCGGGTACGGCCTGCTCATGCTGGCCGTGGTGACGGCCGGGCTGCCCGAGACGCTGCCGGTGTCCCGCCGGCGCAGCGCCCGCATCGGCGCGACCGTGCGCACCTACGGGATGCTGCTGCGGGACCGGACGTTCGTCGGGCTGGTGCTCGTCGCCGGCCTCACGATGGGCGCGCTGTTCTCCTACGTCTCCGGCGCCGCCTACGTCTTCCAGCAGCAGTTCGGGATGGACCAGCAGACGTTCGGGGTCGCCTTCGGCGCCGGCGCGGTCTGGCTGGTCGTCGGCACCCAGCTGAACCCGGTGCTGCTGCGGTACCTGGAGCCGCGACGGGTGATGACCGGGGCCCTCGCCGTGGCCGTGCTGGCCGGGGCGGCGCTGGCGGTGCTGACGGTGACCGGCGCCGGCGGGCTGGCCGCCGTGCTCGGCGGGGTGTGGGCGCTGCTGCTGGCCGGCGGGTTCGTGCTGCCGAACGCGCCCGCGCTGGCCCTCGCGCGGCACGGCGAGACCGCAGGGACCGCGTCGGCGCTGCTCGGGGCGCTGCAGTTCGGCATCGGCGCGGCGACCTCGCCGGTGGTCGGACTGCTCGGCAACGACGCGGCCGCGCTGGGGATCTCGATGTTCGGCGCGATCACGCTGGCCGGGCTGTCGCTGGTGCTGGTCGTGCGGCCGTGGACGCTGCCCGACCTCGACGACGAACTTGTTGACCTGAAGTGA